In Phragmites australis chromosome 17, lpPhrAust1.1, whole genome shotgun sequence, the following are encoded in one genomic region:
- the LOC133896616 gene encoding aspartyl protease family protein At5g10770-like, which yields MAWGACIAALLLLLLAAGGGDGVHCLEEASRGRRALQRRHHLRSRAVSGATVLELRHHSFSSSPSKSREDKINGLLSSDAARVSSLQWRIENYRLIRSSSEAAASKAQVPVTSGAKLRTLNYIATIGLGGGEATVIVDTASELTWVQCKPCQSCHDQQEPLFDPSSSPSYAAVPCNSSSCDALQVATGMSEAPCGADQPACSYTLSYRDGSYSRGVLAHDKLSLAGEVIDDFVFGCGTSNQGTPFGGTSGLLGLGRSQLSLISQTMDQFGGVFSYCLPLKESDSSGSLVLGDDSSVYRNSTPIVYTSMVSDPLQGPFYFLNLTGITIGGQEVESSGFSTGSKVIIDSGTVITSLVPSIYNAVKAEFLDQFAEYPQAPGFSILDTCFNMTGFREVQVPSLKLVFDGTVEMEVDSAGVLYSVSSDSSQVCLAMASLKSEYDTSIIGNYQQKNLRVTFDTSGSQIGFAQETCDYI from the exons ATGGCATGGGGAGCTTGCATTGCTGCtttgctcctgcttcttcttgcAGCAGGCGGAGGTGACGGTGTGCATTGCCTGGAGGAGGCGAGCAGGGGCAGGAGAGCCTTGCAGAGGAGGCACCACCTGAGGTCAA GAGCGGTGAGTGGCGCCACAGTGCTCGAGCTGAGGCACCACAGCTTCAGTTCTTCACCGAGCAAGAGCAGGGAGGACAAGATCAACGGCCTCTTGTCCTCCGACGCCGCGCGCGTCTCGTCGCTGCAATGGCGCATCGAGAACTACAGGCTGATCAGATCGTcgtcggaggcggcggcgtccAAGGCGCAGGTGCCCGTCACCTCCGGCGCGAAGCTCCGGACGCTGAACTACATCGCCACCATCGGcctgggcggcggcgaggccacGGTGATCGTGGACACGGCCAGCGAGCTCACCTGGGTGCAGTGCAAGCCGTGCCAGTCATGCCACGACCAGCAGGAGCCCCTCTTCGacccgtcgtcgtcgccgtcctACGCCGCGGTGCCGTGCAACTCGTCGTCCTGCGACGCGCTGCAGGTGGCCACGGGCATGTCGGAGGCGCCGTGCGGCGCCGACCAGCCGGCGTGCAGCTACACGCTCAGCTACCGTGACGGCTCATACTCCCGCGGCGTCTTGGCGCACGACAAGCTGAGCTTGGCCGGGGAGGTCATCGACGACTTCGTGTTCGGCTGCGGCACCAGCAACCAGGGGACACCATTTGGTGGCACGTCTGGCCTCCTGGGGCTAGGCAGGAGCCAGCTCTCATTGATATCACAAACCATGGACCAATTTGGTGGTGTGTTCTCATACTGCCTGCCTCTCAAGGAGTCCGATTCATCGGGTTCTCTAGTCCTCGGCGACGACTCGTCGGTGTACCGCAATTCGACTCCAATTGTGTACACCTCAATGGTTTCTGACCCACTCCAAGGGCCCTTCTACTTCCTCAACCTGACCGGGATCACCATCGGCGGTCAGGAGGTAGAATCCTCAGGCTTCTCAACCGGCAGTAAGGTCATCATCGACTCCGGGACCGTCATCACGAGCCTCGTGCCATCGATCTACAATGCAGTCAAGGCCGAGTTCTTGGATCAATTCGCCGAGTACCCGCAGGCGCCAGGGTTCTCCATCCTTGACACTTGCTTCAACATGACAGGGTTCAGAGAAGTTCAGGTCCCCAGCCTGAAGCTTGTGTTTGATGGCACTGTGGAGATGGAGGTGGACTCCGCTGGTGTGCTCTACTCTGTGAGCAGTGACTCTTCTCAGGTGTGCTTGGCCATGGCCTCCCTGAAATCTGAGTATGATACCTCAATCATTGGCAATTACCAGCAGAAGAACTTGAGGGTCACATTTGACACCTCAGGGTCTCAGATTGGATTTGCACAAGAGACTTGTGATTATATCTGA